One stretch of Pomacea canaliculata isolate SZHN2017 linkage group LG11, ASM307304v1, whole genome shotgun sequence DNA includes these proteins:
- the LOC112576250 gene encoding uncharacterized protein LOC112576250 — translation MAIQWLRCGHHVYVVSSWRRSRAACTMLYYLLKTETTPGQPHLLQYEFIDEKHVEKAVNYLSQAAVGGSLYVIADEVVREYRSNFQTFCNKLLTQIPGVHLWAASCYHGLAPKDWHEEYLTRPLRSPPVVVREVQKARDIVKEGTVHGYSDRGVPDHTDGPSVQWLYHGGEGHLPVWLGDCNMCGRQVANFLHSLREVALGQTIYSSILSGYKTPPVLQWRDVLVLCWEPSSDNSGIITGLIEAGIPVRVMKEDDIEDVATARSDVVWVADGCRVQGLERKVVVCLGCSDLSVTLHNMSRCTSQLVIVCPDPNISSQV, via the exons atggccatacagtggctgcggtgtggtcaccacgtctacgttgtcagtagtTGGCGGAGAAGTCGGGCAGCCTGTACAATGTTGTACTATCTGctgaaaacagaaacaacacccggtcagcctcacctgcTGCAGTATGAGTTTATTGACGAGAAacacgtggagaaggccgtcaactacttgtcacaggcggcggtgggagggtcgttgtacgtcatcgccgATGAAGTAGTACGTGAATACAG GTCAAACTTTCAGACTTTTTGTAACAAACTGCTGACACAAATTCCTGGTgtccatctttgggcggcaagcTGTTACCATGGACTGGCGCCCAAAGACTGGCACGaagaatatttaaccagacccctccgctctccaccggtgGTAGTCAGAGAAGTCCAGAAGGCTCGGGACATAGTAAAAGAGGGAACTGTCCATGGATACAGTGACCGTGGTGTACctgaccacacagacggcccgtcAGTCCAGTGGTTGTATCATGGAGGAGAGGGTCACCTACCTGTCTGGCTAGGAGACTGTAACATGTGCGGTCGTCAGGTGGCTAACTTCCTCCACAGTCTCCGTGAAGTCGCCCTGG GACAAACAATTTATTCAAGTATCCTAAGCGGATACAAAACTCCACCCGTCCTACAGTGGCgggacgtgctggtgttgtgcTGGGAACCCAGCAGTGACAACTCGGGTATAATCACTGGACTCAttgaagcgggtatcccagtgcgggtgatgaaggaggatgacatcgaggacgtggccacggcccgcagtgacgtggtgtgggtggcagATGGATGTCGTGTTCagggtctggagagaaaagtcgtcgtgtgtctCGGTTGCAGCGATCTTTCCGTCACATTGCACAACATGTCGCGGTGTACATCACAGCTTGTGATTGTCTGTCCTGACCCCAACATCTCTAGTCAAgtgtaa